The proteins below are encoded in one region of Rhodoluna lacicola:
- a CDS encoding DMT family transporter, translating into MFISGAEELAVYGPGVDARALAIALAVLAAVALAFGAQFQNDAVVDKSAQVSKKAGKLARGSLSLKQLFSLLSKPKWLSGTAFMALGIGLQLAALSLAPLIVVQPVGAIALVITSLLNARVTKTRLNRGTILAISLCTLGIAAFVAMASGVADETVLNDDRLREVLGVLGAILVVFTVLFFTLGRHAKALTYVIGAGVLYGFVATLAKVVIQRIYQSDFEWLTMLCLVALIGAVSLGSWFVQNAYSSGPPDLVIAGLTVIDPLVAVSIGIVILGEATSASLPVIIGFGLSAVVAVIGVILLSKVHPELSRPTLKTEGKI; encoded by the coding sequence ATGTTTATAAGCGGGGCAGAAGAGCTAGCGGTCTATGGGCCGGGGGTAGATGCCCGCGCCTTGGCTATTGCCCTGGCTGTTTTGGCAGCCGTCGCCTTAGCCTTTGGTGCCCAATTCCAGAACGACGCCGTTGTTGACAAGAGCGCCCAGGTCTCTAAAAAGGCAGGCAAGCTAGCCAGAGGATCACTATCGCTAAAGCAACTTTTTAGCCTGCTTAGTAAGCCAAAATGGCTCAGCGGTACCGCATTTATGGCTCTTGGAATCGGGCTTCAGTTGGCCGCACTTTCGCTGGCGCCATTAATTGTGGTTCAGCCGGTGGGCGCCATCGCACTCGTGATTACCTCCCTGCTGAACGCTCGGGTGACTAAGACCCGGCTAAACCGTGGCACTATTTTGGCCATCTCGCTCTGCACCCTGGGCATAGCGGCCTTCGTCGCTATGGCCTCCGGAGTGGCCGATGAGACGGTTTTGAACGACGACCGACTCAGAGAAGTACTGGGCGTGCTTGGGGCGATTCTGGTCGTATTTACGGTGCTTTTCTTTACCCTTGGTCGGCATGCCAAGGCCCTGACCTATGTAATCGGTGCCGGGGTGTTATACGGTTTTGTGGCAACCCTGGCCAAGGTCGTAATTCAACGTATTTATCAGTCGGATTTCGAATGGCTCACAATGCTTTGCCTAGTTGCCTTGATCGGCGCAGTTTCGCTGGGTAGCTGGTTCGTCCAAAACGCCTATTCATCGGGCCCTCCTGACCTTGTCATCGCCGGTTTGACCGTAATTGATCCTCTGGTCGCCGTGAGTATCGGTATCGTCATCCTTGGCGAGGCTACTTCCGCAAGTTTGCCGGTAATCATTGGCTTTGGTCTAAGCGCTGTGGTGGCCGTTATCGGGGTAATTCTTCTCTCGAAGGTACATCCTGAACTAAGCAGGCCAACCTTGAAAACAGAGGGTAAAATTTAG
- a CDS encoding glycosyltransferase translates to MTPGSNPPANEPLTIVIGCDTFPPDINGAARFAERLAAGLARHGHDVHIVASSFDGTHGAFTEIHDGQAMTVHRIKSYRIPQHKTLRYVWPFTLKAKTDEILRQVKPDAVHIQSHLIMGRYLAKSAREQGIRLLATNHIMPENLIKYSVIVPKFLEKTAMKLAWADAGRVLRQADFVTTPTRRAANLLEQAAGVTDVLAISCGIDASKFANATPTTNENPRILFLGRLDYEKHIHNLLKAVAMLPKKLNTQVEIVGDGGERKHLENLALELGISKQVTFLGHISEEELPKAYERATLFAMPSIAELQSIATMEAMASGRPVVAANAMALPHLVHDGDNGYLFEPDDVQEFSEKLRKILTADQAELDRLSENSLHLIQSHDIERTLSIFEGLYRGDQDSDRTSDDNSETYTQAIGLLPEQLHNRVVELRERAKALREAAAELREEVVEDVREKLEDIRDEVKKSAKKTAIKAKKVVKNATERLKNDED, encoded by the coding sequence TTGACCCCTGGTTCTAATCCGCCGGCCAACGAGCCGCTGACTATTGTTATTGGCTGCGACACGTTCCCGCCCGACATCAATGGTGCCGCTAGATTCGCTGAGCGCCTTGCCGCCGGGCTTGCTCGACACGGGCACGATGTGCACATAGTGGCATCTTCCTTTGATGGCACTCACGGGGCCTTTACTGAAATCCACGATGGCCAAGCCATGACCGTGCACCGAATCAAGAGCTATCGGATTCCCCAGCATAAAACCTTGCGCTACGTCTGGCCGTTTACACTGAAAGCAAAAACCGATGAAATATTGCGTCAGGTCAAACCAGATGCGGTGCACATCCAATCGCACTTAATCATGGGGCGCTACCTAGCCAAGAGTGCAAGGGAGCAAGGGATTCGCCTTTTGGCGACGAACCACATAATGCCTGAGAACCTAATTAAGTACTCGGTGATTGTTCCTAAGTTTTTAGAAAAAACCGCGATGAAACTTGCCTGGGCAGATGCGGGTCGAGTTCTTCGTCAAGCGGATTTTGTGACTACACCAACTCGTCGCGCAGCAAACCTGCTTGAGCAAGCCGCTGGTGTGACAGATGTGTTGGCAATTAGTTGCGGAATTGATGCATCTAAATTCGCCAATGCAACACCGACAACAAATGAGAATCCACGAATTTTGTTTCTTGGTCGCCTGGATTACGAAAAGCACATTCACAACCTTTTGAAGGCTGTGGCGATGCTGCCAAAGAAATTAAACACTCAGGTCGAAATAGTTGGCGATGGTGGTGAACGCAAGCACCTTGAAAACTTGGCGCTTGAGCTTGGCATTTCAAAACAAGTGACGTTCCTCGGTCATATTTCTGAAGAAGAGCTTCCTAAGGCTTATGAGCGGGCCACGCTCTTTGCAATGCCTTCGATTGCAGAATTGCAAAGCATCGCCACCATGGAGGCAATGGCATCGGGTCGACCAGTGGTGGCCGCAAACGCCATGGCTCTTCCGCACCTAGTCCACGACGGCGATAATGGGTATCTTTTTGAGCCAGATGACGTTCAAGAATTCAGCGAAAAGCTTAGGAAGATCCTCACTGCTGATCAGGCAGAACTAGACCGCCTGTCAGAGAATTCACTGCACCTAATCCAGTCGCATGATATTGAAAGAACGCTCTCTATTTTTGAGGGTCTTTACCGCGGCGATCAAGATTCGGATAGAACTTCTGATGACAACAGTGAGACTTACACGCAGGCAATTGGACTATTGCCTGAACAACTTCACAACCGAGTCGTTGAGCTACGAGAAAGGGCCAAAGCATTGCGCGAGGCTGCTGCCGAGTTGCGTGAGGAAGTTGTTGAAGATGTGCGTGAAAAACTTGAGGACATTCGCGACGAGGTGAAGAAGTCCGCAAAAAAGACTGCAATCAAAGCTAAGAAAGTTGTCAAGAACGCCACCGAGCGTCTCAAAAACGACGAGGATTAG
- the def gene encoding peptide deformylase — MTIRPICITGEPVLHERAKEVTVFDESLRELVADMFETMDKAPGVGLAAPQIGVGLRVFTYDYADDHGNERRGVIINPELELGPILDEPADEDTEIEGCLSVPGERFPLKRAEQVVLTGVDLDKLPVRIEAEGWFARIFQHEFDHLNGLLYVDRLAEPWKEISTDIIKDNGWGKPGISWLPGRDNLEA; from the coding sequence ATGACCATTAGACCCATCTGCATCACCGGCGAACCAGTCCTGCACGAGCGTGCCAAAGAAGTCACTGTTTTTGACGAAAGTCTTCGTGAATTAGTGGCAGACATGTTTGAAACCATGGATAAGGCACCTGGAGTGGGCCTAGCCGCTCCGCAAATTGGGGTTGGGCTAAGAGTCTTTACCTACGACTACGCCGATGATCATGGAAATGAACGCCGCGGCGTCATCATTAACCCGGAATTGGAACTTGGGCCAATTCTTGACGAACCGGCCGATGAGGATACCGAAATTGAGGGGTGCCTATCGGTGCCTGGTGAACGTTTTCCATTGAAGCGGGCAGAACAAGTTGTGCTGACCGGCGTGGATCTAGACAAACTCCCAGTCCGAATCGAAGCGGAGGGCTGGTTTGCAAGAATCTTCCAACATGAATTTGACCACCTAAACGGGCTACTTTACGTGGACAGGCTTGCCGAACCGTGGAAAGAAATCTCTACCGACATTATTAAAGATAATGGCTGGGGAAAACCAGGGATCAGCTGGCTCCCGGGCAGAGACAATCTAGAGGCCTAG
- a CDS encoding AzlC family ABC transporter permease — translation MAKQSSVTSISIGVGLATGLYGVSFGALSVAAGLDIWQTQVLSLLMFSGGSQFAFVGVIAAAGGAGVASAGVGAAIISAWLLGIRNGFYAVRLAPILKRVGLAKLIPAMLTIDESTAVATAQKNEADQVKGFWITGIAVFVFWNLMTLAGAILGDALGDPSTWGLDAAAAAAFLGLLWPRLAERQALAVGAAALVIATAATPFLSAGIPVLLAGISAVVVGFFNWFSPRKGLGK, via the coding sequence ATGGCTAAGCAGTCGTCTGTCACATCAATCTCCATCGGTGTTGGGTTAGCCACCGGCCTCTACGGCGTTTCCTTTGGCGCACTTTCGGTGGCCGCCGGTTTAGATATTTGGCAAACTCAGGTACTAAGTCTTCTTATGTTCAGCGGGGGATCTCAATTTGCTTTTGTGGGAGTAATTGCTGCTGCCGGAGGTGCCGGCGTTGCCTCGGCCGGTGTGGGCGCCGCAATCATCTCTGCTTGGTTGCTGGGAATCCGCAATGGTTTTTATGCGGTGCGTTTGGCGCCAATCCTCAAAAGAGTCGGCCTAGCGAAACTTATTCCAGCGATGTTGACCATCGATGAATCAACCGCAGTTGCCACCGCGCAGAAAAATGAGGCCGACCAGGTAAAGGGATTTTGGATAACCGGTATCGCAGTATTCGTGTTTTGGAATCTGATGACGCTGGCTGGTGCGATTTTGGGTGACGCACTTGGCGATCCGTCTACATGGGGTTTGGATGCCGCGGCGGCTGCAGCATTCCTGGGTTTGTTGTGGCCACGTTTGGCTGAGCGCCAGGCCCTTGCGGTAGGAGCGGCTGCACTTGTGATTGCAACTGCGGCTACACCGTTTTTGTCCGCGGGCATTCCTGTTCTTTTAGCTGGTATCTCCGCAGTGGTCGTTGGGTTCTTCAACTGGTTTTCCCCTAGGAAGGGGCTGGGCAAATGA
- a CDS encoding AzlD domain-containing protein, whose product MTLWLGILIASAAVYSWKLLGFLVPSSVLNNPKISRIANLLTVALLAALLGVQGLTGSGEIQFDARIPALGLAAVLLYLRAPFVVMVAASAALAALIRLFFGG is encoded by the coding sequence ATGACCCTGTGGCTTGGAATCTTGATTGCCAGCGCTGCAGTCTACTCGTGGAAACTTCTAGGCTTTTTGGTACCTAGCTCCGTCTTGAACAATCCAAAGATTTCAAGAATCGCAAATCTGCTCACCGTTGCATTATTGGCAGCGCTTTTAGGTGTTCAGGGCCTTACCGGTTCCGGCGAGATTCAGTTTGATGCGCGTATCCCGGCTCTTGGTCTCGCCGCGGTCTTGCTTTACCTTCGAGCACCCTTTGTTGTCATGGTCGCCGCTTCTGCCGCACTAGCCGCGCTGATTAGGTTATTTTTCGGCGGATAG
- a CDS encoding deoxyguanosinetriphosphate triphosphohydrolase, whose product MERNSSELGYTDFDRERFLPEARSGKSQRGEFARDRARVLHSSALRRLGAKTQVLSPSGGDFARTRLTHSLEVAQIGREMAIDLGLNADIVDMACLAHDLGHPPFGHNGEKGLNDWAAEIGGFEGNAQTLRLLTRIEPKVFLQDGTSIGLNLTRASLDAACKYPWSLGEAGEMREHSIKFGVYDDDLEIYNWMRIGAPSRAKSVEAQVMDFSDDVAYSVHDFEDAIVSGYIKLEELADPGAEAELLDKISEWNVDVYSKPVLAEALNNLQALPNWPTKFDRTPIMLGGLKNLASDLIGRFVSQTIASIVDASPAVSMARYGARIEVPANVRAEIAVLKGIVSAFLMSHESRRPIYEWQRELLAELADAILASNGQNLDVYCTDAWARARTDAEKRRVVVDQVASLTDQSAITMHNRLVVKGPSF is encoded by the coding sequence GTGGAAAGAAATTCTTCAGAACTTGGCTACACCGATTTTGATCGCGAACGATTCTTGCCGGAGGCTCGGAGCGGTAAGTCCCAGCGCGGTGAGTTTGCTCGTGACCGAGCTCGCGTGCTGCACTCGTCAGCGCTTCGACGCCTTGGCGCGAAAACCCAGGTGCTGTCGCCTAGTGGCGGCGATTTTGCCCGCACACGCTTAACACACTCGCTGGAGGTTGCCCAGATCGGCCGCGAGATGGCGATCGACCTTGGCTTAAATGCCGACATTGTAGACATGGCCTGTTTGGCACATGACCTTGGTCACCCACCTTTTGGGCACAACGGTGAAAAAGGCCTCAACGATTGGGCGGCGGAAATCGGCGGCTTTGAAGGCAATGCACAAACATTGCGATTGCTTACCCGGATAGAGCCCAAAGTTTTTCTGCAGGATGGAACCAGCATTGGTTTGAATCTAACTCGGGCGAGTTTGGATGCCGCATGTAAGTATCCGTGGTCATTAGGTGAGGCCGGTGAAATGCGCGAGCACTCAATTAAGTTTGGTGTTTACGATGACGACCTAGAGATTTACAACTGGATGCGCATCGGTGCGCCTAGCCGTGCCAAGAGCGTAGAAGCGCAAGTCATGGATTTCTCTGATGACGTTGCTTACTCGGTTCACGATTTTGAAGACGCAATTGTTTCTGGATACATAAAACTGGAAGAACTTGCCGATCCGGGCGCCGAAGCTGAGCTTCTGGACAAAATCAGCGAGTGGAATGTTGACGTCTACTCAAAGCCTGTTCTTGCCGAGGCGCTGAATAATTTGCAAGCGCTGCCTAACTGGCCAACCAAATTTGATCGCACTCCGATAATGCTGGGTGGTCTAAAGAACCTTGCCAGTGATTTGATTGGCCGCTTTGTTAGCCAAACCATCGCTTCGATCGTGGACGCTTCTCCCGCAGTTTCAATGGCCCGATACGGTGCTCGTATCGAAGTTCCGGCAAATGTTAGAGCTGAAATCGCCGTGCTCAAGGGGATCGTTTCTGCATTCTTGATGTCACACGAATCGCGCCGACCAATTTACGAATGGCAGCGCGAACTTCTCGCCGAGCTTGCTGATGCAATTCTTGCTTCGAATGGCCAAAACCTTGACGTCTATTGCACCGACGCATGGGCGAGAGCCAGGACCGATGCTGAGAAGCGTCGAGTGGTAGTTGACCAGGTTGCCTCGCTTACCGACCAGAGCGCCATCACCATGCATAACCGCCTTGTGGTCAAAGGGCCGTCTTTCTGA
- a CDS encoding response regulator produces MNEIIRIGLVDADADIRFGRRMLIDSQEDCRVVFEEENGSEALERAPQALIDVLVVDHRVRGIDGLQLVEKLIPQYHSSETEVPAIILTGPYFSYELLLAAIAVGATDLVTLDSDSGELLKAIRTARAKEDVLDFDSLKALMTRAKGIDFDVPDILVKLGTLDQKETQVLEAFREGLDDDEISRTIDVPKYRVRQAMKSILSKCSLATRAQLFLAINATDGKNG; encoded by the coding sequence ATGAACGAAATTATTCGAATCGGTTTGGTAGATGCCGACGCAGACATTCGTTTTGGGCGACGAATGCTGATTGACTCTCAGGAGGACTGCAGAGTAGTTTTCGAAGAAGAAAATGGGTCTGAAGCCCTGGAGCGAGCGCCGCAGGCTCTTATCGATGTGCTGGTTGTTGACCATAGGGTTCGGGGAATTGATGGTCTGCAGTTGGTCGAGAAATTAATTCCTCAGTATCACTCTTCCGAAACAGAAGTTCCGGCAATCATATTGACCGGACCTTATTTCAGCTACGAACTCCTGCTGGCAGCCATCGCGGTCGGTGCAACCGATCTGGTGACTCTGGATTCTGATTCGGGTGAATTGTTGAAGGCGATTAGAACCGCTCGAGCCAAGGAAGACGTTCTGGATTTCGATTCGCTGAAGGCACTGATGACTCGAGCCAAAGGAATTGATTTTGATGTTCCAGACATTCTGGTGAAACTTGGCACCCTTGATCAAAAGGAAACTCAGGTGCTAGAAGCGTTTCGCGAGGGTCTGGATGACGACGAGATTTCCAGAACCATTGATGTACCCAAATACCGTGTTCGTCAGGCTATGAAATCAATTTTGAGTAAGTGTTCTTTGGCGACCAGGGCTCAGTTATTCTTGGCAATTAACGCTACGGATGGAAAAAATGGCTAA
- the dnaG gene encoding DNA primase has product MAGKIRARDIEEVKSRVNIADVVGEYVSLKNASVGSLKGLCPFHDEKSPSFNVRPMQGFYHCFGCGEGGDVYKFLQQMESISFYEAVEKLAARVGFELTYEDGGPAADQGQRSRILEANTAAATFYQSQLMTDDAIPGRDFLKGRGFDKAAAEQFGIGFAPKGWSNLTDHLKKLGFTIDELVAAGLATKSDRGAYDKFRGRLIWPIRDSTSQVIGFGARKLFEDDQGPKYLNTSDTLVYHKSAVLYGIDLAKKEISKQQRVVVVEGYTDVMACHLAGITTAVATCGTAFGDDHIRLLNRMLSAEKDTPAEVIFTFDPDAAGQKAAMRAFNDSHKFSAQTFVAVGPDGLDPCDLRSEKGDDAVRLMIENKKPLFEFAIKQKIAKFDLSTIEGRVGAARAAAPVVSAIRDSAMRPAYIRELAGWVNLDGNEVASLVDAAAKESRSDAVKELRRDQQTIETESGTSGEGAFALPNLNDPITRFERQVLEVLVQVPNSFSKEQLIRIVRDGFSDPAHNAILEAIGTSLVSHGSLDWLNVIGGATPAELHSLLRSIAAQSLPAKTDAELVRYGQGVVSRALTNALAHEKADLLAALRRTDAVQDAAESARIQRALVDLETERRKLQGL; this is encoded by the coding sequence ATGGCGGGGAAAATCAGGGCGAGAGATATTGAAGAGGTAAAGTCTCGCGTCAATATCGCCGACGTGGTCGGCGAATATGTGTCACTCAAGAACGCCAGCGTTGGTTCGTTGAAGGGGCTTTGTCCTTTTCATGATGAGAAATCACCATCATTCAATGTTCGCCCCATGCAAGGTTTTTACCACTGCTTTGGCTGCGGCGAAGGCGGCGATGTCTACAAGTTTCTACAGCAAATGGAATCAATCAGTTTTTACGAGGCCGTTGAAAAGTTGGCCGCCCGAGTTGGCTTTGAACTAACCTACGAAGACGGCGGACCAGCGGCAGATCAAGGCCAGCGTTCCCGCATTCTTGAGGCCAATACTGCCGCCGCAACTTTTTATCAGTCGCAACTGATGACCGATGATGCCATACCCGGCAGAGACTTCTTGAAGGGTCGTGGTTTCGATAAGGCTGCTGCAGAGCAGTTTGGGATTGGCTTTGCCCCAAAGGGCTGGAGCAACCTAACTGATCACCTGAAAAAACTTGGCTTCACAATTGACGAGCTGGTAGCTGCTGGGCTGGCAACCAAGAGTGATCGTGGTGCCTACGATAAATTTCGTGGGCGACTGATTTGGCCGATTAGAGATTCAACTAGCCAGGTAATTGGATTTGGGGCTAGGAAATTATTTGAAGACGATCAGGGACCTAAATACCTAAATACCAGTGACACTTTGGTTTATCACAAGTCGGCGGTGCTCTACGGGATTGATTTGGCAAAGAAAGAAATTTCGAAACAGCAACGAGTAGTCGTGGTCGAGGGGTACACCGATGTCATGGCCTGTCATCTTGCCGGAATTACCACGGCAGTTGCAACCTGTGGGACAGCCTTCGGTGATGATCACATTCGACTCCTAAACAGAATGCTTTCGGCTGAGAAAGACACTCCCGCTGAGGTTATATTCACCTTTGACCCCGATGCGGCTGGTCAAAAAGCAGCAATGCGCGCCTTCAATGATTCCCACAAATTTTCCGCTCAGACTTTTGTAGCGGTAGGCCCAGATGGCTTAGACCCCTGCGACCTGCGTAGTGAAAAAGGTGATGACGCTGTTCGGTTGATGATTGAGAATAAGAAACCATTATTTGAATTTGCTATTAAACAAAAGATTGCCAAGTTTGATTTATCGACGATTGAGGGCAGGGTAGGGGCGGCACGCGCGGCCGCGCCGGTTGTATCTGCAATTCGAGATTCGGCGATGCGCCCGGCATATATTCGTGAGTTGGCTGGCTGGGTCAACCTTGATGGCAATGAAGTTGCCTCATTAGTTGATGCCGCCGCAAAAGAATCTAGGTCCGATGCGGTCAAGGAGTTGCGCCGAGATCAGCAAACAATCGAAACAGAATCTGGAACTTCCGGCGAGGGGGCATTTGCGCTGCCCAATCTGAATGATCCGATCACAAGATTCGAGCGTCAGGTGCTTGAAGTATTGGTTCAGGTTCCAAATTCATTCAGCAAAGAGCAATTAATTCGAATAGTTCGGGACGGGTTTAGTGACCCGGCCCACAACGCAATCCTTGAAGCAATTGGAACCAGTCTGGTCTCGCACGGATCTTTGGATTGGCTCAACGTGATTGGGGGAGCTACCCCAGCTGAACTGCATTCTTTGTTGCGCTCTATTGCCGCTCAATCACTTCCGGCCAAAACAGATGCCGAACTGGTGCGTTACGGGCAGGGGGTAGTCTCCCGGGCGCTCACAAACGCTCTAGCCCACGAAAAGGCAGATTTATTGGCGGCGCTTCGTCGAACTGACGCGGTTCAGGATGCCGCTGAGAGCGCAAGAATTCAACGTGCTCTAGTTGATCTAGAAACTGAGCGTCGAAAACTACAGGGTTTGTAG
- a CDS encoding D-isomer specific 2-hydroxyacid dehydrogenase family protein: protein MINVAMEPKSFPEYLEAVAQSGGQVVPMSKDVRAVIWLDYSNPKGLADLLDQNPQIEWVQLPFAGVDAFSEIIKRPIRFTSAKGAYREPVAEHALALTLALMRIIPERVRTQTWGRQFADSLYDCSVLIFGGGGISEEMLKLLAPFRARVTVIRKNPAPVLGAFQTLGFEQLEAELPKQDLVILAAALTDETYQLFDASKFALMKPTAYLVNIARGPMVNTVDLVEALNGQVIAGAAVDVTDPEPLPDGHPLWTAKNIIITPHSADTRKQVVRLFSERIKQNVRAYGSGTGWVGQVDPILGY from the coding sequence GTGATTAATGTCGCAATGGAACCCAAGTCTTTTCCTGAATATCTTGAAGCAGTTGCTCAATCCGGCGGACAAGTCGTTCCAATGTCTAAGGATGTTCGCGCAGTAATTTGGCTGGATTATTCAAACCCCAAAGGTTTGGCTGACTTACTAGATCAAAACCCGCAGATCGAGTGGGTGCAACTTCCTTTTGCTGGTGTTGACGCCTTTAGTGAGATCATCAAGCGCCCAATTCGATTTACATCTGCAAAAGGAGCATATCGGGAACCGGTTGCGGAGCACGCGCTGGCTTTGACGTTAGCCCTAATGAGGATCATTCCGGAACGGGTTAGGACCCAAACCTGGGGCCGGCAGTTTGCTGATTCGCTATATGACTGCAGCGTCTTAATTTTCGGTGGCGGTGGCATCTCTGAGGAAATGCTGAAGTTATTAGCGCCTTTCAGGGCGAGGGTTACAGTCATCCGAAAAAACCCGGCTCCGGTTCTGGGCGCATTTCAGACTTTGGGGTTTGAGCAGTTAGAAGCAGAGTTGCCGAAGCAAGATTTGGTTATCCTGGCTGCTGCCCTAACTGATGAGACTTATCAGCTCTTCGACGCGTCCAAGTTCGCACTTATGAAGCCCACCGCTTATTTGGTCAACATCGCCAGAGGCCCCATGGTAAACACCGTCGATCTAGTTGAGGCTCTGAATGGTCAAGTGATTGCCGGAGCCGCGGTGGACGTCACCGACCCTGAACCATTACCTGATGGCCACCCACTTTGGACAGCAAAGAACATAATCATCACACCGCACTCCGCCGATACACGTAAACAGGTGGTTCGGCTCTTCTCCGAGCGAATCAAACAAAACGTTAGAGCGTATGGATCTGGAACCGGCTGGGTGGGTCAGGTGGATCCAATTCTTGGCTATTAA
- a CDS encoding sensor histidine kinase has product MVRVQAGEPLFFDDLEATLIRWIQDHRWLSSSILSAFALLFFGGIDLLVQGYQGLLVAGILATAVLFAAQIPALSIALTVAGTVVEIILGLSPVASGLSAAISVFLTAAFAARLWYFIALAVTIASGLVIAWFNSFALPIGGDIYGLSLQTELSKTTAFLILALLVSAGNILFWLLGRLAITYEVYVGTEFDRALSADTQAKLSLEVAEQNERFEIARDINELIIQKVTAVISQAEGGAYAAKADPNSALRSLERVGLSARAAHAELRRLFDMLNKTHSVSAAPPGIDELNGLAITYREFGYGVSISHEGSRFSIAEGAGLAIYRIVFDALENVKKHCPVGTDVAIDFSWVDQGMQVLIKDNGVEIERRSQVTLDLEDSGYTIEDDTRSLVETIKGAGLTAMRERAALYGGSVDATRVPGVGFTVSAIFPHLRALAGSQ; this is encoded by the coding sequence TTGGTTCGAGTCCAAGCCGGGGAGCCACTCTTTTTCGATGATCTGGAGGCCACGTTGATACGTTGGATCCAAGATCACAGATGGCTCTCCTCATCCATTCTCAGTGCGTTCGCCCTACTGTTTTTTGGCGGAATCGATCTTCTGGTCCAGGGTTATCAGGGTCTACTGGTCGCCGGCATCCTGGCAACCGCTGTTTTATTCGCCGCCCAAATTCCTGCGCTGAGTATTGCTCTGACAGTTGCCGGAACAGTTGTGGAAATTATTCTTGGTCTGTCTCCGGTGGCCAGTGGGCTCAGCGCAGCGATTTCAGTGTTTTTAACCGCGGCTTTTGCGGCTAGGCTTTGGTACTTTATCGCTCTGGCTGTGACCATCGCCTCTGGCCTGGTGATCGCTTGGTTTAACTCTTTTGCGTTGCCCATCGGCGGCGATATTTACGGGCTCTCATTGCAGACCGAGCTGTCAAAAACAACTGCGTTCTTAATTTTGGCTTTGTTGGTTTCGGCGGGAAATATTTTGTTCTGGCTGTTGGGCAGACTCGCCATAACTTATGAAGTGTATGTAGGCACTGAGTTTGACCGGGCTCTTTCGGCGGATACTCAAGCAAAGCTCTCGCTGGAAGTTGCTGAGCAGAACGAGCGCTTTGAAATCGCTCGAGACATAAATGAGTTGATCATACAAAAGGTCACAGCGGTAATCTCACAAGCTGAAGGTGGAGCCTACGCTGCTAAGGCAGATCCAAATTCGGCGCTGCGTTCGCTGGAGCGGGTTGGTCTAAGTGCTCGTGCCGCGCACGCAGAACTTCGAAGATTGTTCGACATGTTGAATAAAACTCACAGCGTCTCAGCCGCTCCACCAGGTATAGATGAGCTAAATGGATTAGCCATTACCTATCGAGAGTTTGGCTACGGCGTTTCGATCTCTCATGAAGGTTCCAGATTCAGCATCGCAGAAGGTGCGGGATTGGCAATTTACAGAATCGTTTTTGATGCCCTAGAGAATGTGAAAAAACACTGCCCGGTCGGCACTGATGTCGCAATAGATTTTTCCTGGGTCGACCAGGGCATGCAGGTGCTCATAAAAGATAACGGTGTTGAAATTGAACGCCGAAGTCAGGTGACATTGGATCTTGAGGATTCCGGATACACGATTGAGGATGATACTCGTTCACTGGTTGAAACAATCAAAGGGGCGGGGTTAACCGCTATGAGGGAGCGTGCGGCTCTGTACGGTGGAAGCGTTGACGCAACCCGAGTTCCCGGTGTGGGTTTCACGGTGTCTGCGATATTCCCTCACCTTCGGGCATTGGCTGGAAGCCAGTAG